A DNA window from Aspergillus nidulans FGSC A4 chromosome I contains the following coding sequences:
- a CDS encoding uncharacterized protein (transcript_id=CADANIAT00006511): MQFSSIILSAVALFGSMAFAAPSEDLVARASCQIGDIWGAGDAACSASCLKDGTYHGGYCNEESVCVCTY; this comes from the exons ATGCagttctcctccatcatcctcagcGCCGTTGCCCTCTTCGGCTCCATGGCCTTTGCCGCTCCCTCCGAGGACCTCGTGGCCCGCGCCTCCTGCCAGATCGGTGACATCTGGGGTGCTGGCGATGCTGCCTGCAGCGCTTCT TGCCTCAAGGACGGAACCTACCACGGTGGCTACTGCAACGAGGAGAG CGTCTGTGTCTGCACCTACTAA
- a CDS encoding M20 family metallopeptidase (transcript_id=CADANIAT00006512), whose product MAILNPTIEQVRASIDEALQSANASLRTFNQKIWSNPETAYEERRAHDTICDFLEEKGFAVTRHAFGLNTSFEAKSGSGGRLINFNAEYDALPEIGHACGHNLITTSSVAAFLALSTVLKQYNMPGRTQLLGTPAEENGGGKAKLIDAGAYKGVDISLMAHAGPRELFPGVVLDGCAGVLMNARKELHCEFTGVSAHAGGNPWDGVNALDALVSAYNNIAMLRQQMMPDERMHCAFLETPKVANVIPAHTKAYWQVRSPTLKGLNSLMSRARRCVEAGAAASGCDVKITEKELYADIKLNDTLCALYQTHMATYGRNVLKRHEKILTGSSDIGMRDLYLLEQTAANKLSGNVSYIMPTLHAIFAIPATNGSFLHHPSFASAAGTDEAHEEALVVGKTLGLVGWEMLTNDELFEQSKSQWQKCVNE is encoded by the exons ATGGCGATTCTGAACCCTACCATCGAGCAAGTGAGGGCGTCCATCGACGAGGCGCTACAGTCTGCAAATGCATCATTGCGCACTTTCAACCAAAAG ATATGGTCTAACCCTGAAACTGCATACGAGGAACGTAGGGCACATGACACAATTTGCGATTTCCTAGAAGAAAAGGGCTTCGCGGTCACTCGCCACGCGTTCGGTCTCAATACCTCCTTTGAAGCAAAGAGCGGCTCGGGTGGCCGTCTGATCAACTTCAACGCCGAGTACGATGCATTGCCCGAGATCGGCCATGCCTGTGGCCATAACCTCAtaaccaccagcagcgtgGCAGCATTCTTGGCATTGTCGACTGTTCTCAAGCAATACAACATGCCCGGTCGAACACAGCTGCTCGGGACCCCTGCTGAGGAGAACGGTGGCGGGAAGGCGAAACTCATCGATGCTGGTGCTTATAAAGGAGTGGATATCTCGTTAATGGC TCACGCAGGGCCAAGAGAACTCTTCCCCGGCGTCGTCTTGGATGGATGCGCCGGTGTTCTGATGAACGCTCGAAAGGAGTTACATTGCGAATTCACAGGCGTGAGCGCCCATGCCGGTGGCAATCCATGGGACGGCGTCAACGCCCTAGATGCACTGGTGAGCGCCTACAACAACATCGCCATGTTGCGGCAGCAGATGATGCCTGACGAAAGAATGCATTGCGCCTTCCTTGAGACACCCAAAGTCGCCAATGTTATACCTGCCCATACAAAGGCCTACTGGCAGGTCCGCAGCCCGACATTAAAGGGGCTGAATTCGTTGATGTCCAGAGCGCGCAGGTGCGTCgaggctggagctgcagcatcGGGATGTGACGTGAAAATCACCGA GAAAGAGCTGTATGCCGACATCAAGCTGAATGACACACTCTGCGCCTTGTACCAGACGCACATGGCCACCTACGGACGAAATGTCCTCAAGAGGCATGAGAAGATCCTCACAGGCTCGTCTGACATCGGTATGCGCGATTTGTATCTGTTAGAACAAACGGCAGCTAATAAGCTATCAGGAAACGTCAGCTACATCATGCCCACACTCCACGCTATATTTGCCATCCCAGCAACGAATGGATCGTTCCTTCACCATCCGTCGTTTGCCTCGGCTGCAGGGACAGACGAAGCTCACGAAGAGGCGCTGGTGGTGGGCAAGACCCTCGGGTTGGTTGGCTGGGAAATGCTCACAAATGATGAGCTGTTCGAGCAGTCCAAAAGCCAATGGCAGAAATGCGTGAATGAATAG
- a CDS encoding peroxidase family protein (transcript_id=CADANIAT00006517) produces MKTSVLSAGLSLITSVVAFPHYLDIERRWEPREWIAPGPDDSRGPCPGLNTLANHGYLPRNGKGITLDILKEGMLEGFNIEHGDAVLLFFQAIRTSPIPFSDRFDLADLGRHGILEHDISLSRSDAYFADPKPFNETVWAETMSYFTTSMITVEQLAKARMGRLATSKKTNPEFELSLLADGFSWGECASFFEIMADGTTGTVDKKYIDYWFRNERMPTELGWQRRNVTMKGSERIKYSLLLMEAAGVKKRDMTSDAYGLPIVH; encoded by the exons ATGAAGACATCAGTTCTATCAGCAGGCCTGAGCCTCATTACCTCGGTAGTAGCGTTTCCGCACTACTTGGACATTGAGCGACGCTGGGAGCCCAGAGAATGGATTGCCCCAGGACCAGACGACT CCCGCGGTCCGTGTCCGGGTCTAAACACCCTCGCCAATCATGGCTACCTCCCCCGCAATGGTAAAGGGATAACGCTGGATATCCTCAAAGAGGGCATGCTTGAGGGGTTCAATATCGAGCATGGCGATGCGGTGCTTTTGTTCTTCCAGGCTATCAGGACCAGTCCAATTCCTTTCTCGGACAGGTTCGACCTCGCCGACCTCGGCCGGCACGGCATACTGGAACACGATATTAGTTTGAG TCGCTCTGATGCATACTTTGCCGACCCCAAACCGTTTAACGAGACCGTTTGGGCCGAGACGATGTCGTACTTTACCACCTCAATGATCACTGTCGAGCAGCTTGCAAAGGCTCGGATGGGACGCCTGGCTACCTCCAAGAAGACGAACCCTGAGTTCGAGTTGTCCTTGCTTGCCGACGGGTTCAGCTGGGGCGAGTGCGCCTCGTTCTTCGAGATCATGGCGGATGGGACGACTGGGACGGTGGACAAGAAATACATTGACTACTGGTTCC GAAACGAACGCATGCCGACCGAGCTCGGCTGGCAACGACGCAATGTGACAATGAAGGGCTCTGAGCGGATCAAGTACAGCCTGTTGCTCATGGAAGCTGCCGGCGTGAAGAAGCGAGACATGACATCGGATGCGTATGGTCTGCCTATCGTCCACTGA
- a CDS encoding uncharacterized protein (transcript_id=CADANIAT00006510) — protein MAIVSFSQSIQPRWQDRQNDLTGFSIQNTKMKRRNRLCVKYGEYIDLSEASTMRFISKNTSIPVPKIHCAFTHKGYSYIVMERIKGDMIGMGWVHRNEESKAKLLTQLKAMVQEMRAIPPPGGTGVSSVDGGALYDCRLPSPTLRFGPFPSVQAFHRHLRRGMEFDPGLDFEVKELIRQHERDWPIVFTHGDLSSLNILVRGDDVVGIIDWEIAGWYPSYWEYTTACQVNPQNPFWLNEIDKFIAPMPDELKMEKSRQKYFGAF, from the exons ATGGCTATTGTTTCATTTTCCCAGTCTATCCAACCGAGGTGGCAGGACCGTCAAAATGACCTAACTGGCTTTTCTATTCAAAACACtaagatgaagagaagaa ATCGGCTTTGCGTCAAGTACGGAGAATATATAGACCTATCAGAGGCATCAACTATGCGTTTCATCTCAAAAAATACTTCCATCCCAGTTCCCAAGATACACTGCGCTTTCACACATAAGGGTTATTCCTATATCGTGATGGAAAGGATTAAAGGGGACATGATTGGCATGGGCTGGGTTCATCGAAACGAAGAATCAAAAGCGAAGCTTCTTACACAGTTGAAGGCGATGGTCCAGGAAATGCGAGCAATCCCACCTCCGGGGGGGACGGGGGTCTCTTCTGTTGACGGCGGAGCTTTATATGATTGCCGCTTACCGAGCCCTACCCTACGCTTCGGGCCCTTTCCAAGCGTCCAAGCCTTTCACCGGCATTTACGACGAGGCATGGAGTTTGACCCAGGACTTGACTTCGAAGTAAAAGAGTTGATTCGACAGCACGAGCGTGATTGGCCTATCGTGTTCACTCATGGCGACCTCAGCAGCTTGAATATCCTCGTCCGtggcgatgatgttgttgGAATCATTGATTGGGAAATTGCCGGTTGGTATCCGTCTTATTGGGAATATACTACAGCTTGCCAGGTCAATCCACAGAATCCCTTTTGGCTCAACGAGATCGACAAGTTTATCGCCCCCATGCCAGACGAACTAAAGATGGAAAAATCACGTCAAAAATATTTTGGGGCTTTCTGA
- a CDS encoding uncharacterized protein (transcript_id=CADANIAT00006509): MPGKEDTYHWALIVGPKIETPGKIGMRYHAKELPKAGGGSEWYFGGSKCQLTPTSMLLVRVMIGKVED; encoded by the exons ATGCCTGGGAAGGAAGACAC TTACCACTGGGCTCTAATCGTTGGCCCAAAGATTGAGACACCAGGCAAAATAGGTATGCGTTACCACGCGAAGGAACTCCCGAAAGCGGGAGGGGGTAGTGAATGGTATTTTGGCGGGAGCAAATGCCAACTAACTCCGACCAGCATGTTGCTTGTTCGAGTTATGATTGGAAAAGTGGAGGACTGA
- a CDS encoding uncharacterized protein (transcript_id=CADANIAT00006518) yields the protein MAGVVDAIGVISGLLTIVSFSMDNFGQDQDPGSTIKVAVGLDGPGGTENAGGDLPDVRIWNDFGEYKAMTADPGSVSNGNIGTITVDHDQQGVYSLFSANNDAICIAWVTTTWAETAGGNKYAVSGDYGEACGGTWYESNLWTNGENSYQPKCFWIDGNGDQPNTGFQVRWPRYSSDQFDEGNTDPANICNDIDFGLRTEEDPSSINYWVKGKKRDLNSRRMRARRDVRAPWTETELVVSESKFHSAVKLCESETSMGPDFVHVEENIFCDMGAKKAYPLCTGSGVGTNTTATSQTCFDLESKNLFSGGAVKRASPYTSIRDWRSKNPATI from the exons ATGGCCGGAGTCGTTGATGCAATCGGGGTTATCTCCGGTCTCTTGACAATCGTGTCGTTCAGCATGGACAATTTTGGCCAGGATCAAGATCCTGGTTCGACCATCAAGGTTGCCGTTGGTCTTGACGGTCCCGGCGGCACTGAGAATGCTGGTGGTGACCTGCCCGATGT CCGCATCTGGAACGATTTTGGAGAGTACAAGGCCATGACTGCCGACCCTGGCTCTGTTAGCAACGGGAACATTGGCACCATCACGGTCGACCACGACCAGCAGGGTGTCTACTCCCTCTTCTCGGCCAACAACGACGCCATCTGCATTGCCTGGGTGACCACAACCTGGGCCGAGACTGCAGGCGGCAACAAGTATGCGGTATCTGGAGACTACGGCGAAGCCTGTGGCGGAACCTGGTACGAGAGCAACCTGTGGACCAATGGAGAGAACTCCTACCAGCCCAAGTGCTTCTGGATTGACGGCAACGGCGACCAGCCCAACACCGGGTTTCAAGTACGCTGGCCCCGGTACTCGTCTGACCAGTTCGACGAGGGCAACACCGACCCGGCCAACATCTGTAACGATATCGACTTTGGCCTCCGCACCGAGGAGgaccccagcagcatcaactaCTGGGTCAAGGGTAAGAAGCGTGATCTGAACAGCCGCCGCATGCGTGCTCGCCGCGATGTCCGCGCTCCTTGGACCGAGACCGAGCTCGTCGTTAGTGAATCCAAGTTCCACTCTGCCGTCAAGCTCTGCGAATCCGAGACCTCCATGGGGCCCGACTTTGTGCACGTTGAGGAAAACATTTTTTGCGACATGGGAGCAAAGAAGGCATACCCTCTCTGCACTGGTAGTGGTGTCGGCACCAACACCACGGCCACGTCCCAAACCTGCTTTGATCTTGAGTCCAAGAACCTGTTCTCTGGGGGTGCCGTCAAGCGAGCCAGCCCCTACACCAGTATTCGCGACTGGCGCTCCAAGAACCCGGCTACCATCTAG
- a CDS encoding uncharacterized protein (transcript_id=CADANIAT00006514), with translation MSRSAAAWAFAVRWRWYLGLAPTITLLWMVYLLSSYQRPRVIAQSHTLSADNSTAENSFTRPPLTGAGNSTLGFETILALSPFPSWRTTGLQAAAQLTGLDIQIPPQPPVPPEIIDAFAGLGPEDARHPNHGSAVAWVAHLDLIKYVVQSDFETALILEDDVDWDLSIREQMVAVAEAVRRLTKTTDSTGAPYGLSWDVLWVGLCAETWDQEFETQFIVDETVIPADRYVGLGKAPIDRLPPGQRAVFYSGAPICTFAYALTRTGARNVLLDVGAGKDEAFDISLMNGCRERNLTCISVLPELFRHYIPSDKVGASSLVNTKDGEETSTEIEEEMGHTENILESARCHALWGQPCPA, from the exons ATGTCCCGATCGGCTGCTGCTTGGGCATTTGCGGTCCGCTGGCGATGGTATCTCGGCCTTGCGCCCACCATCACCCTGCTATGGATGGTCTATCTTCTCTCGTCATATCAGCGGCCTAGGGTCATTGCGCAATCTCATACGCTCTCCGCCGACAACAGTACTGCTGAAAACTCTTTCACCCGACCGCCATTGACCGGCGCTGGAAACTCGACTCTAGGG TTTGAGACGATTCTCGCACTGTCGCCATTTCCTTCCTGGCGCACGACCGGGCTGCAAGCAGCCGCGCAGTTGACCGGCCTCGATATCCAGATCCCACCGCAGCCCCCCGTTCCTCCCGAAATCATCGACGCGTTTGCCGGCCTGGGCCCGGAAGACGCTCGACACCCCAATCATGGCTCGGCCGTTGCTTGGGTCGCGCATCTCGATCTTATTAAATACGTCGTGCAGTCGGATTTTGAAACCGCCTTAATTTTGGAAGACGATGTTGACTGGGACCTCTCGATCCGTGAACAAATGGTTGCTGTTGCCGAGGCGGTTCGGCgcttgacgaagacgacggaCTCGACGGGCGCTCCGTACGGTCTTTCATGGGATGTGCTTTGGGTCGGCCTCTGCGCGGAGACCTGGGATCAAGAATTTGAAACGCAGTTCATCGTCGACGAGACCGTCATCCCGGCCGACCGGTATGTTGGACTCGGCAAGGCGCCAATCGATCGACTGCCACCGGGCCAGCGAGCGGTCTTTTACTCGGGAGCGCCAATATGTACCTTTGCCTACGCCTTGACACGGACAGGAGCGAGGAATGTGCTGCTGGATGTCGGAGCGGGTAAAGACGAAGCTTTCGATATCTCCCTGATGAATGGCTGCAGGGAGCGCAACCTAACCTGCATCTCGGTCCTGCCGGAACTGTTTCGCCACTATATTCCGTCGGACAAGGTTGGCGCTTCGAGTCTGGTCAATACTAAGGACGGTGAAGAGACAAGCACCGAgatcgaagaagaaatgggacATACAGAGAATATCCTCGAGAGCGCACGGTGCCATGCCCTGTGGGGTCAGCCCTGCCCCGCGTGA
- a CDS encoding uncharacterized protein (transcript_id=CADANIAT00006516), with amino-acid sequence MNATLIDIPSPSGVATRLSEGNLIVITWVGAGLGALFTLLRVAIRLTRMRRLLPDDYFILLAFSFLIANAVLQTIQIPHLYYIILNPTGSDIAPHALKYVHYMFAIIGLFWSVLWSVKAAFLALFWAMTNNLPHYRRWWFGIVIFTFASYAGCWFASAFTCHPPSTYFKFESDSPAQCVKPIDQKGAEIAIIYSTVVDILTDLMSTPSARFEPLFLIMTVMGFALSIIWSTNISLHQKVGLGTVFSLGLVIIAFAVVRAINITGRSYSDQAGLAVWGIAESSIFLTDEKAVIVGCLPPFKTFLSRSSSSRASRYPPIYYRYRQKRSVTQTTISSDIALRPLSESVDRVPKGEIRITQGFVED; translated from the exons ATGAATGCAACTCTGATTGATATACCAAGCCCCTCAGGCGTGGCCACACGACTGTCAGAAGGGAATCTAATTGTGATTACCTGGGTTGGTGCTGGGCTCGGGGCACTCTTCACGTTGCTTCGTGTGGCCATTCGTCTCACGCGGATGAGACGTCTTCTGCCAGACGATTATTTTATCCTTCTAGCTTTTTCATTTCTCATCGCAAACGCCGTTCTTCAGACCATACAGATTCCTCATCTGTATTATATTATCCTAAACCCCACTGGAAGCGATATTGCGCCCCATGCCCTCAAGTATGTGCACTACATGTTTGCTATTATTGGGCTCTTCTGGTCCGTCCTCTGGAGTGTCAAGGCTGCCTTTCTGGCACTTTTCTGGGCCATGACAAACAACCTTCCTCATTATCGTCGGTGGTGGTTTGGTATTGTCATCTTCACGTTTGCGTCGTATGCTGGGTGTTGGTTTGCGTCTGCCTTCACTTGCCATCCTCCGTCAACATACTTCAAATTTG AGTCTGACAGCCCAGCTCAATGTGTGAAACCGATCGACCAGAAGGGGGCCGAGATTGCGATTATCTACAGCACGGTGGTGGACATATTGACTGATCTTATGAGTACGCCCAGCGCCCGATTCGAGCCCCTTTTTCTGATAATGACAGTCATGGGATTCGCACTCAGCATCATCTGGTCAACCAATATCAGCCTTCATCAGAAAGTCGGTCTAGGGACTGTCTTTTCTCTAGGCCTTGTCATCATTGCATTCGCTGTGGTCCGAGCAATAAACATTACCGGCCGCAGCTACTCGGACCAGGCAGGGCTGGCAGTGTGGGGGATTGCCGAGTCATCCATCT TCCTTACTGACGAGAAAGCCGTAATTGTTGGCTGTCTTCCCCCTTTCAAGACTTTCCTCTCTCGAAGCAGCTCCAGCCGCGCCTCTCGATACCCTCCTATATACTATCGCTACCGCCAGAAACGGTCGGTCACGCAAACAACAATCTCAAGCGATATAGCATTAAGACCTCTTTCTGAGTCCGTTGATAGAGTCCCAAAGGGAGAAATACGCATAACGCAGGGTTTT GTTGAGGACTGA
- a CDS encoding uncharacterized protein (transcript_id=CADANIAT00006513): MHEHSQSQSIPKDFPVRDDLDETKRYLERLETQDDGLGQIMEVAATPEEERRVVRKLDMILIPVMGLCYMMQYMDKLALSQATLFNLREDLNLQGTDYSWTSAVFYFGYLGWSWPSSYLMVRLPIGKYITASVLAWGGALMCHAATKNFGGLMTARFFLGVGEASIAPGFALITGMLYKREEQPARQAAWFLGNCVATIIGGVIAYAIGTVEGVAVNSWQLLFLALGTITTGMVLWLVFLLPDSPKKVIFLTKKEQAIVVQRTMANKTGMMDNESFMLGQAWQALRDPQTWFLVLYTFCVNLWNGGVTSVMSSLTSAFFIVTVCADTFRLQFSSIIINSFGFSQLRSLLMQMPMGGAQVVFLVLSAAVATWFPRTRILMMIFNVTVSMVGMLLVWQLDPDHQIGRMVGLALGAVFAVNIPLSLSVISTNVAGFTKRSVTSALLFVAYCMGNIIGPQLFLTSEEPAYPTGMKAAISGLALGAFFLTCLLCYYIFENRRRDAKYGPPTQLTEEEERTHALSNKTDLEIESFRYLI, from the exons ATGCATGAACACTCACAATCGCAATCGATTCCCAAAGACTTTCCAGTACGGGACGACCTGGACGAGACGAAACGGTACCTAGAACGCCTGGAAACCCAGGATGACGGGCTCGGGCAGATCATGGAGGTGGCTGCAACGCCAGAAGAGGAGCGCCGCGTGGTTCGCAAGCTGGATATGAT ACTTATACCTGTTATGGGTTTATGCTACATGATGCAGTACATGGACAAACTGGCCCTAAGTCAGGCAACTCTGTTCAACCTTCGCGAAGACCTC AACCTCCAGGGTACCGATTATTCCTGGACTTCCGCCGTCTTTTACTTTGGATATCTAGGATGGAGTTGGCCCAGCAGCTACCTCATGGTCCGCCTTCCAATCGGCAAATATATCACAGCCAGCGTTCTGGCGTGGGGAGGGGCGTTGATGTGTCATgcggcgacgaagaacttTGGTGGTCTTATGACGGCGAGGTTTTTTCTAGGGGTCGGCGAGGCTTCCATCGCCCCCGGCTTCGCCCTGATTACTGGGATGTTGTACAAGAGAGAGGAGCAGCCGGCACG ACAAGCCGCCTGGTTCCTGGGCAACTGCGTTGCAACCATCATTGGAGGAGTCATCGCCTATGCAATCGGGACAGTCGAAGGTGTTGCAGTAAACAGCTGgcagcttctctttcttgctcttggAACCATCACGACCGGGATGGTCCTGTGGCTCGTATTTCTACTGCCCGATTCGCCCAAGAAGGTGATCTTTTTGACCAAAAAGGAGCAGGCGATCGTTGTCCAGCGCACCATGGCAAACAAGACCGGTATGATGGATAATGAGTCTTTCATGCTCGGTCAAGCTTGGCAAGCCCTTCGAGATCCCCAGACCTGGTTTCTAGTGCTGTACACCTTCTGCGTCAACTTGTGGAACGGCGGCGTCACCAGTGTAATGTCTTCCCTGACCTCGGCTTTCTTTATCGTGACAGTCTGTGCTGATACTTTCCGGCTCCAGTTCTCGTCGATCATTATCAACAGTTTCGGGTTTAGCCAGCTCAGGTCTCTCCTTATGCAGATGCCCATGGGCGGTGCGCAGGTGGTATTTCTGGTCCTCAGCGCTGCTGTTGCCACCTGGTTCCCTCGGACTCGCATACTTATGATGATATTCAATGTTACAGTATCGATGGTGGGCATGCTGCTCGTCTGGCAGCTGGACCCGGATCACCAGATCGGCCGCATGGTCGGTTTAGCATTGGGCgctgtcttcgccgtcaacaTTCCGTTGTCGCTGAGTGTGATCAGCACCAATGTCGCCGGGTTCACGAAACGTAGTGTGACAAGCGCGCTGCTCTTTGTCGCATATTGTATGGGAAATATAATCGGGCCCCAACTCTTCCTGACTTCAGAGGAACCAGCATACCCT ACAGGGATGAAAGCGGCTATTTCCGGCCTGGCGCTGGGTGCATTCTTTCTCACTTGCCTGTTATGCTACTATATCTTTGAAAATCGCCGCCGCGATGCCAAATACGGGCCGCCGACTCAACtgaccgaggaggaggagcggacTCACGCATTATCAAACAAGACGGACTTAGAGATTGAGAGCTTCCGATATTTGATTTGA
- a CDS encoding uncharacterized protein (transcript_id=CADANIAT00006515), translating to MRLPLLLLTISSLYPTSALWQRCRCTPAHSCWQQIDWSSLNATVSGKLIRNSPPAVSCYPGPKYNKEECAHVGSQWSNTTFQSEQPIGYCYPIDNSCPVTNFTWQGKCSLGPSPVYTINATELEELVAGISFARVNNVRLVIRNTGHDLLGKSTGYGSLQIWVRYLRKGILFQPTFNLSIPCAACNWTGAAFTVSGGYIWDEVYEEAFVRDLIVVGGGDPTISVIGGYIQGGGHSPATHDFGLASDQVLEAQVILANGSIVVANPCINPDLFTALRGGGGGTYGVVISVTIKAHPSRPVVAHTLAIVPTSTSNLNPFLDAITDLYTFYPTLSESGFSGYGSWSINDPITTYGNSPAGYKHAFAALDKPLVSAKSALEPILDTLSVHDAIDIFVSWFEFPSYAAYYRAMSGVHQKTGVPETSLASRMFDKKALTSDRERLRGMVGAVAGNALESTINQVLLVGGGKVLEEPEYSGVNPAWRKTFLIHIVARGWPAKLGPVVAKKVKTDITYSKYYAMRQLTPGMGGYLNEADRNNPWWEEDLYGTTKYNQLLQIKTKYDPEGVFYCPQCVGSSSWYEQTLPGKKYGPLCAR from the exons ATGAGATTGCCGCTTCTCCTGCTCACAATATCGAGTCTTTACCCGACGTCTGCTCTCTGGCAAAGATGCAGATGT ACACCAGCTCACAGTTGCTGGCAACAGATTGATTGGTCCTCCTTGAATGCGACTGTGTCGGGGAAGCTCATTCGCAACTCGCCACCAGCAGTCTCCTGCTACCCCGGTCCTAAGTATAACAAGGAAGAATGTGCCCATGTTGGCTCGCAATGGTCCAATACCACATTTCAGTCTGAGCAGCCCATTGGATACTGCTATCCCATTGACAATAGCTGTCCTGTTACGAATTTTACATGGCAAGGCAAATGTAGCTTGGGACCGTCTCCAGTATACACGATCAATGCTACCGAGCTGGAGGAACTGGTTGCTGGTATCTCTTTTGCCCGAGTGAACAATGTCCGTCTGGTTATTCGAAACACTGGCCACGATCTGCTGGGAAA GTCTACGGGATACGGATCTCTCCAGATCTGGGTTCGGTATCTTCGCAAAGGGATTCTGTTCCAACCTACCTTCAACCTCTCTATACCCTGCGCAGCATGCAACTGGACCGGCGCGGCGTTTACGGTTTCCGGGGGCTACATTTGGGACGAGGTTTATGAGGAAGCATTTGTCCGTGACCTGATCGTGGTTGGAGGAGGCGATCCG ACTATCAGTGTCATTGGCGGCTATATTCAGGGTGGTGGCCATTCGCCGGCTACTCACGACTTTGGCCTTGCCAGTGACCAGGTGCTGGAAGCCCAAgtcatcctcgccaatgGGTCAATAGTCGTAGCCAATCCGTGCATCAACCCCGATCTATTCACAGCCCTCCGgggcggaggtggaggtaCATATGGCGTAGTCATATCCGTTACCATCAAGGCGCATCCTTCCAGACCGGTTGTGGCGCACACGCTCGCCATAGTACCCACCTCAACAAGCAACCTCAACCCCTTCCTGGATGCTATTACTGATCTATATACCTTTTATCCTACCCTGTCAGAATCTGGCTTCTCCGGCTACGGCTCTTGGTCTATTAACGACCCGATCACTACTTATGGCAATTCCCCAGCTGGATACAAACATGCATTCGCGGCCCTAGACAAACCACTCGTATCAGCGAAGTCAGCATTAGAACCTATTCTAGACACGTTGTCTGTCCATGATGCGATTGACATCTTTGTCAGCTGGTTCGAGTTCCCCTCGTATGCGGCATACTACCGCGCCATGTCCGGGGTTCACCAAAAGACCGGGGTCCCCGAAACATCCCTTGCTTCTCGCATGTTTGACAAGAAGGCTTTGACTTCAGATCGTGAGCGCCTCCGGGGGATGGTTGGAGCCGTAGCAGGAAACGCCTTAGAGTCCACTATAAATCAGGTCCTTTTGGTAGGGGGAGGCAAGGTCCTCGAAGAGCCAGAATACAGCGGCGTCAATCCAGCCTGGCGAAAGACATTCCTAATCCACATCGTCGCTCGCGGATGGCCTGCGAAACTCGGCCCTGTCGTGGCTAAGAAGGTCAAGACAGATATTACGTACAGCAAATACTATGCTATGCGGCAATTGACACCGGGAATGGGTGGTTATCTGAACGAG GCTGACAGGAACAACCCTTGGTGGGAAGAAGATCTCTATGGGACGACAAAATAtaatcagcttcttcagatcaaGACCAAGTACGACCCAGAGGGGGTCTTCTACTGCCCACAATGCGTCGGAAGCTCCTCCTGGTACGAGCAAACTCTGCCGGGGAAGAAATACGGCCCACTCTGTGCGAGATAA